The Desulfobacterales bacterium genome window below encodes:
- a CDS encoding PAS domain S-box protein has protein sequence MSTTLHTIRQSLLSKFILSMGLTLIVSISAWTYLNYAYMEKIVNQVGLYREVLLFQKWLLVLAILVFVLTAAVILFLVYRFVHRPIKLLIKGTQFIARGKYATRIHIDQKDEMGQLATAINQMGKEIGEKQTELNKQRAEYQTMFELVPCIITVQDRNYKLIKYNREFAEKFDPKPGDFCYYAYKGRSEKCPVCPVEQTFEDGRSHYSEETGFNKDGSVAHWIVNTSPIKNEKGVIVAVIEMNLDITHRKLLEEKLEKSEKKYYAIFNNIPNPVFVLDVDSLEILDCNESVKFVYGFPKSAIIRKSFLELFQEDEKEMYAAKIKTSAFINRVKHLDDKGRALYVHIRVSPSEYPGQKVLLVTTSDITKIFEAERQLIHASKMATLGEMSTGVAHELNQPLSVIKTASNYFMRKISKNEKIDDETLFTMSKEIDSYVDRATNIINHMRQFGRKSDLTMEPVQVNDLLKNAFQIFSQQLKLREIEVVWTIEKDLPEIMADPGRLEQVFINLLINARDAIEDRWHNQKTGKDDKCITLKTVSEGKTVIIEVRDTGTGIPESISDKIFEPFFTTKKVGQGTGLGLSISYGIIKDCGGSIQALSGKEGGARFIIKFPIPDPPKS, from the coding sequence CTCACCCTGATCGTCAGTATTTCCGCGTGGACCTACCTGAACTATGCCTACATGGAAAAGATTGTCAACCAGGTCGGTCTCTATCGCGAAGTTCTTCTGTTTCAAAAATGGCTTTTGGTGCTGGCAATCCTTGTATTTGTTTTAACAGCAGCCGTTATTCTCTTTCTGGTCTACCGATTTGTTCATCGCCCCATCAAGCTGTTGATTAAAGGGACCCAGTTCATTGCCAGGGGAAAATACGCAACCCGGATTCATATCGACCAAAAGGATGAAATGGGCCAGCTGGCCACGGCAATCAATCAGATGGGTAAGGAAATCGGTGAAAAGCAGACGGAACTCAACAAACAGCGCGCAGAATATCAAACCATGTTTGAACTGGTTCCCTGCATTATCACCGTGCAGGACCGGAACTACAAGCTTATAAAGTATAACCGTGAATTTGCCGAAAAGTTCGACCCCAAACCCGGTGATTTCTGCTACTACGCCTACAAAGGGCGCAGCGAAAAATGCCCGGTCTGCCCGGTGGAACAGACCTTTGAAGACGGCCGGTCTCATTACAGCGAAGAAACCGGCTTTAACAAGGACGGGAGCGTGGCGCACTGGATCGTCAACACCTCGCCCATCAAGAACGAAAAAGGTGTAATTGTCGCCGTTATCGAAATGAACCTTGATATCACCCACCGCAAGCTGCTGGAAGAAAAACTGGAAAAATCCGAAAAAAAATACTACGCAATTTTCAACAATATCCCCAATCCGGTCTTTGTCCTGGATGTTGACAGTCTGGAAATTCTGGACTGCAACGAAAGCGTCAAATTCGTTTACGGGTTTCCAAAATCTGCAATCATCCGAAAGTCCTTTCTGGAACTTTTTCAAGAAGATGAAAAAGAGATGTATGCCGCTAAAATCAAGACATCGGCTTTCATCAACCGGGTCAAGCATCTGGACGACAAGGGCCGCGCGTTGTATGTGCATATCCGGGTGTCACCTTCGGAATATCCGGGTCAAAAGGTGCTCCTGGTTACCACCAGCGACATTACCAAAATTTTTGAAGCCGAACGCCAATTGATTCATGCCAGCAAGATGGCAACCCTCGGCGAAATGTCCACCGGCGTGGCCCATGAACTAAATCAGCCGCTGTCCGTCATTAAAACCGCCAGCAATTATTTTATGCGAAAAATCAGCAAAAATGAAAAGATTGATGATGAAACCCTTTTTACCATGTCAAAGGAGATCGACAGTTATGTTGATCGCGCTACGAACATTATCAATCACATGCGACAGTTCGGCCGCAAGTCGGATTTGACCATGGAGCCGGTTCAGGTCAATGACCTGCTGAAAAATGCGTTTCAGATTTTCAGCCAGCAGTTGAAGCTAAGGGAAATCGAAGTGGTCTGGACGATTGAAAAGGACCTGCCGGAAATAATGGCGGACCCCGGCCGCCTGGAACAGGTGTTCATCAACCTGCTCATCAATGCCCGGGACGCCATTGAAGACCGCTGGCATAATCAAAAAACCGGCAAAGACGACAAATGCATTACCCTGAAAACGGTTTCTGAAGGCAAGACCGTCATCATTGAGGTTCGTGATACGGGCACGGGAATTCCCGAATCCATTTCCGACAAGATATTTGAACCTTTTTTCACAACCAAAAAAGTAGGCCAGGGCACCGGGCTGGGACTATCCATCAGCTACGGCATCATTAAGGATTGCGGCGGCAGCATCCAGGCATTATCCGGCAAGGAAGGCGGCGCCCGCTTTATCATCAAATTTCCGATACCCGATCCGCCGAAAAGCTGA